In Drosophila yakuba strain Tai18E2 chromosome X, Prin_Dyak_Tai18E2_2.1, whole genome shotgun sequence, a single genomic region encodes these proteins:
- the LOC6524320 gene encoding uncharacterized protein LOC6524320: MLLMDALFNSLLVVSSGYAMYTLHPLETPYGYATAALSLVHGILGMVRAASNDDDECNRVRLITSGIMEIVPLPLTNIELYLKSTNPSLALAHTCFVVPLVYDMMAKLADNEDTSTETLKELTLLGNVVSLLFLGVNQSSNLYGGMAAIAFAARYGSVILDYYWKGLGAKFNLLAHSMFVVLMTMTLSAK, translated from the coding sequence ATGCTGCTGATGGACGCATTGTTCAACAGTCTGTTGGTGGTCAGTTCCGGCTATGCGATGTACACCCTCCACCCCCTGGAAACGCCCTATGGTTATGCAACAGCGGCCTTGAGCTTGGTTCATGGAATTTTGGGGATGGTGCGAGCGGCGAGCAATGACGATGATGAGTGCAATCGGGTGCGGCTGATTACGTCGGGCATCATGGAGATAGTGCCGCTGCCTTTGACCAATATCGAGCTCTATCTGAAGTCCACCAATCCGAGCCTGGCCTTGGCCCACACCTGTTTTGTAGTGCCATTGGTCTACGACATGATGGCCAAATTAGCTGACAACGAGGACACCTCCACGGAGACCCTAAAGGAACTCACACTCCTGGGCAACGTTGTCTCCCTGCTTTTCCTGGGCGTCAACCAGTCCAGCAATCTGTATGGCGGCATGGCTGCCATCGCTTTTGCAGCTCGCTACGGTTCTGTTATCCTCGACTACTACTGGAAGGGACTTGGTGCCAAGTTCAACCTGCTGGCCCACTCCATGTTTGTCGTCCTGATGACCATGACGCTTTCGGCAAAATGA